The following are encoded in a window of Urocitellus parryii isolate mUroPar1 chromosome 7, mUroPar1.hap1, whole genome shotgun sequence genomic DNA:
- the Eme1 gene encoding structure-specific endonuclease subunit EME1: MKSLESSESDSEELPTFSFLKKEPSSTERRQPQRAEKIVVIDSSDSEASCPLSPGLKDPPPVSDTDETLTQIKPVGVLSSGSEGEEEFVPLAERLKCKFLTYKQLNSEDSSSPVKSVLNHQNNEEASSDWKKQPFSKIPDVPLHVTLERSVLGNQDPVLDNPRIQLPAYQFTHLVQNNSLEVTKTNSDVPLPQKRTKHRKNVLRRDLQRCQLQEKAGQKESIPRQQERKKKATLVNRLKAQRPEECLKHMVVVLDPVLLQMEGGGQLLGALQSMECCCAIEAQAVPCSITWRRRAGLAEDEEDWVEEQTVLVLLLAEAFMSMICNFKQGSPGSAGKGKDTLQGFVTDVTARTAGKAVSLVIVDQEKCFRAQNPPRRRKQGASSKQAKEKQQRQEPSTGPVVSRVEVEEALVDLQLHTEAQVRIVQSWKELADFACTFTKAVAEAPFKTLRDENSFSFCLESDWAGGVKVDRTGRGLALVWRRQIQQLNRVSLEMASAIVDAYPSPRLLVEAYRRCFSEQERQNLLADIQVRRGEGVTSTSRRIGPEVSRRVYLQMTSLQPDLTLDSAD, from the exons ATGAAGTCATTAGAATCCAGTGAGAGTGATTCCGAGGAGTTGCCAACGTTTTCCTTTCTGAAGAAGGAACCATCTTCAACAGAGAGGAGGCAGCCTCAAAGGGCAGAGAAGATTGTAGTGATTGACTCCTCAGATTCTGAGGCCTCCTGTCCTTTGTCACCAGGATTGAAAGATCCACCACCTGTCTCAGACACTGATGAAACTCTCACACAAATAAAACCAGTCGGAGTACTAAGTAGTGGAAGTGAGGGCGAAGAGGAATTTGTTCCCCTAGCTGAGAGGCTTAAGTGTAAGTTTTTGACCTACAAGCAGTTGAACTCTGAGGACTCTAGCTCCCCAGTTAAAAGTGTTTTAAATCATCAAAATAATGAAGAAGCATCAAGTGACTGGAAAAAACAGCCCTTTTCAAAGATCCCTGACGTTCCCCTCCATGTTACCTTAGAGAGGAGTGTACTAGGTAACCAGGACCCTGTCTTAGACAATCCACGCATTCAGCTTCCAGCCTACCAGTTTACCCACCTTGTTCAGAACAATAGCCTGGAAGTAACCAAAACAAATTCTGATGTCCCCCTGCCCCAGAAGAGAACCAAGCACAGGAAGAATGTTCTGAGAAGAGACTTGCAGAGATGCCAGCTGCAGGAAAAAGCAGGCCAGAAGGAAAGCATCCCAAgacaacaggaaagaaagaagaaggcaaCGCTGGTCAACAGGCTGAAAGCCCAGAGGCCAGAGGAATGCTTAAAGCACATGGTTGTGGTGCTGGATCCAG TGCTTTTACAGATGGAAGGTGGGGGCCAGCTCCTGGGAGCTCTGCAGTCCATGGAGTGCTGCTGTGCAATTGAAGCACAGGCTGTGCCTTGCAGTATCACTTGGAGGAGACGGGCAGGACTGGCTGAG GATGAAGAGGACTGGGTGGAGGAGCAGACAGTCCTTGTGTTACTCCTGGCAGAAGCTTTTATGTCCATGATCTGCAACTTTAAGCAG GGAAGTCCAGGCAGTGCCGGAAAAGGGAAGGACACACTTCAAGGTTTTGTAACTGACGTCACAGCAAGGACAGCAGGGAAAGCTGTATCGTTGGTGATTGTGGATCAGGAGAAATGCTTCAG GGCTCAGAACCCTCCAAGGAGAAGGAAACAGGGAGCGTCAAGTAAACAGGCCAAGGAGAAGCAGCAGAGACAAGAGCCCAGCACAGGGCCTGTGGTGTCCAGGGTAGAAGTGGAAGAG GCGTTGGTGGATCTGCAGCTACATACCGAAGCCCAGGTTCGGATTGTGCAGAGCTGGAAAGAACTGGCTGACTTCGCCTGCACATTCACAAAGGCCGTGGCTGAGGCACCCTTCAA GACACTCCGAGATGAAAACAGCTTCTCCTTCTGCCTGGAGAGCGACTGGGCTGGAGGGGTGAAGGTAGACCGCACTGGCAGGGGACTGGCACTAGTCTGGAGAAGACAGATTCAGCAGCTGAACCGAGTCAGCCTGGAAATGGCCAGTGCTATTGTGGATGCCTATCCCTCCCCAAGGCTCCTGGTAGAG GCTTATCGGCGGTGTTTTTCGGAGCAAGAACGCCAGAATTTGCTGGCAGACATACAGGTGCGTCGCGGGGAAGGAGTGACATCCACCTCCCGCCGTATTGGGCCAGAGGTGTCTAGGCGTGTCTACCTTCAGATGACCAGTTTGCAGCCAGATCTCACTTTAGATAGTGCTGACTGA
- the Lrrc59 gene encoding leucine-rich repeat-containing protein 59, translating to MTKAGSKGGNLRDKLDGNELDLSLSDLNEVPVKELAALPKATILDLSCNKLSSLPSDFCGLTHLVKLDLSKNKLQQLPADFGRLINLQHLDLLNNRLVTLPVSFAQLKNLKWLDLKDNPLDPVLAKVAGDCLDEKQCKQCANKVLQHMKAVQADQERERQRRLEVEREAEKKREAKQRAKEAQERELRKREKAEEKERRRKEYDALKASKREQEKKPKKEANQAPKSKSGSRPRKPPPRKHTRSWAVLKLLLPLLLLCVAGGLVACRVTALQQQPLCTSVNTIYDNAVQGLRRHEILQWVLQTDSQQ from the exons ATGACCAAGGCCGGTAGCAAGGGCGGGAACCTTCGCGACAAGCTGGACGGCAACGAACTGGACCTGAGCCTCAGCGATCTGAATGAGGTCCCGGTGAAGGAGCTG GCTGCACTTCCAAAGGCCACCATACTGGATCTGTCCTGCAATAAACTGAGTAGTCTACCG TCGGATTTCTGTGGCCTCACACACCTGGTGAAGCTGGACCTCAGTAAGAACAAGCTGCAGCAGCTGCCAGCTGATTTTGGCCGTCTGATCAACCTCCAGCACCTGGATCTCCTCAACAACAGGCTGGTCACCCTGCCTGTCAGCTTTGCTCAGCTCAAG AACCTGAAGTGGCTGGACCTGAAGGACAACCCCTTGGACCCTGTCCTGGCCAAAGTGGCCGGTGACTGCTTGGATGAGAAGCAGTGTAAGCAGTGTGCAAACAAG GTGCTACAGCACATGAAGGCTGTGCAGGCGGATCAGGAGCGAGAGAGGCAGCGGCGGCTGGAAGTGGAACGAG AGGCAGAGAAGAAGCGGGAGGCCAAACAGCGAGCTAAGGAAGCTCAGGAGCGGGAACTGCGGAAGCGCGAAAAGGCAGAAGAGAAGGAGCGTCGGCGAAAGGAGTATGATGCCCTCAAAGCTTCCAAGCGGGAGCAGGAGAAGAAGCCCAAAAAGGAAGCAAATCAAGCCCCCA AATCTAAGTCTGGCTCCCGTCCCCGCAAGCCACCACCCCGGAAACACACTCGGTCCTGGGCTGTGCTGAagctgctgctgccgctgctgctgctgtgtgtggCTGGTGGGCTGGTTGCGTGTCGGGTGACAGCACTGCAGCAGCAACCCCTGTGCACCAGTGTGAACACCATCTACGACAATGCTGTGCAGGGTCTGCGCCGCCACGAGATCCTCCAGTGGGTCCTGCAGACCGACTCCCAGCAGTGA